Proteins from a genomic interval of Rhodothermales bacterium:
- a CDS encoding N-acetylmuramoyl-L-alanine amidase — protein MLTGLLFLALLNPLAGERAPRLHAVSFVESASGHRQVLRLHLDNRVAAFSDPRQNGDGAWEVTLYNVKRSRDFAGAAPRAPIEAYRARPERAHLVIEFRTDGPILADAYRDDASDDLLVAITQTGLPVATELEAAAAILPASGQPVSAPAEEAPTPVLQPATTSVSQAASRWRIDRIAIDAGHGGHDPGAVGSGRLREKDVVLPVARKLGQYLEERLGVEVIYTRTDDSFVELRERGRIANRAEADLFISIHANMARNTGAHGTETYFLGMNKGGSAQGVIERENSVIQMESDQSHYDQFDQAALIRLQLAQSAFLRQSEELAALIEHQFEDRVQRKSRGVKEGNFQVLWAAAMPAVLVELGFISNPTEARFLRTAQGVDYMASAIFRAIRDYKATVEGSLLSAQD, from the coding sequence ATGCTGACCGGACTCCTCTTTCTGGCCCTCCTGAACCCGCTTGCGGGTGAGCGTGCGCCACGGCTGCACGCCGTGAGCTTTGTGGAATCAGCCTCCGGACACCGTCAGGTATTGCGACTGCACCTGGACAACCGCGTCGCGGCGTTTTCGGACCCCAGACAGAACGGCGACGGCGCCTGGGAAGTGACCCTGTACAACGTCAAGCGTTCACGCGACTTCGCGGGAGCCGCTCCGCGCGCGCCTATCGAAGCCTACCGCGCCAGGCCGGAGCGGGCTCATCTGGTAATTGAATTTCGGACCGATGGCCCAATCCTGGCGGACGCCTATCGGGATGACGCCTCGGATGACCTTCTGGTCGCCATCACGCAGACCGGACTCCCGGTTGCGACCGAACTGGAGGCCGCGGCAGCGATACTGCCCGCCTCCGGCCAACCCGTGTCGGCACCCGCGGAAGAAGCCCCGACACCGGTGCTGCAGCCGGCGACAACGTCAGTCTCACAGGCGGCCTCCAGGTGGCGCATAGATCGCATCGCCATCGATGCCGGCCATGGTGGACACGATCCCGGCGCGGTCGGTTCGGGACGTCTCAGAGAGAAGGACGTCGTGCTCCCGGTAGCCCGTAAGCTTGGACAGTATCTGGAAGAGCGTCTCGGAGTCGAGGTGATCTACACCCGCACGGACGACTCGTTCGTGGAGCTGCGAGAGCGGGGCCGCATCGCCAATCGTGCGGAGGCGGACCTGTTCATCTCGATCCACGCCAACATGGCCCGCAACACGGGCGCGCACGGGACGGAGACCTATTTCCTGGGCATGAACAAGGGCGGATCAGCGCAGGGAGTCATAGAACGAGAGAACTCCGTCATCCAGATGGAAAGCGACCAGTCACACTATGATCAGTTCGATCAGGCGGCGCTGATTCGCCTCCAGCTGGCTCAGAGCGCGTTCCTGAGACAGAGTGAGGAACTCGCGGCCCTCATCGAACACCAGTTTGAGGACCGGGTGCAGCGAAAAAGCCGTGGCGTCAAGGAGGGCAATTTTCAGGTACTGTGGGCAGCAGCCATGCCTGCGGTGCTCGTGGAGTTGGGATTCATATCCAACCCCACCGAAGCGCGATTCCTGCGCACCGCGCAAGGCGTGGACTACATGGCATCGGCCATTTTCAGGGCTATTCGCGACTATAAAGCCACGGTTGAGGGAAGTCTGCTCTCCGCGCAGGACTAG
- a CDS encoding sigma-70 family RNA polymerase sigma factor → MATTALSTPSDEELVSAYAQRGDERAIRMLVERHQERVYGYLLGMVRDRTTADDLFQETFLRVLKALQGERAGYTRQGRFLGWVLRIARNAALDHLRSRKRWQDVDAGKDQDGSGFWDHLKDDATPVDHEIDQGTQRAWLRQAIEKLSPEQREVLLLRHEAELTFREIAALTDVSINTALGRMRYALLNLRRMMPAELEGIRP, encoded by the coding sequence TTGGCGACAACGGCACTGAGCACTCCCTCGGACGAAGAACTCGTCTCCGCGTATGCGCAACGCGGCGATGAGCGCGCCATCCGAATGCTCGTCGAGCGTCACCAGGAACGGGTTTACGGGTACCTGCTGGGCATGGTACGGGATCGAACCACGGCTGATGACCTCTTCCAGGAGACCTTCCTGCGCGTCCTGAAAGCGCTACAGGGCGAGCGGGCCGGGTACACCCGACAGGGCCGATTTCTGGGCTGGGTGCTTCGCATCGCCCGGAATGCCGCGCTCGATCATCTCAGAAGCCGGAAACGGTGGCAGGATGTCGATGCCGGCAAGGACCAGGATGGATCCGGCTTCTGGGATCATCTGAAGGACGACGCAACACCCGTTGATCATGAAATCGATCAGGGCACGCAGCGAGCGTGGCTCCGGCAGGCCATAGAGAAGCTGTCGCCGGAGCAGCGTGAGGTGCTGCTGCTGCGACACGAGGCTGAACTCACGTTTCGCGAAATAGCTGCTCTGACTGATGTCTCGATCAACACCGCGCTGGGTCGCATGCGATATGCCCTCCTCAACCTGAGGCGCATGATGCCTGCTGAACTGGAGGGAATCCGACCCTAG
- a CDS encoding LysM peptidoglycan-binding domain-containing protein, producing the protein MNARYTLAALLVFAGLSAFAPLAAQDIERLEARPPSQLTGSRLLLPLHLSLNGSDRAPDTLPTVAELYRRHAAVLEAQANEDHILVEARLGAIVRDLHALVTRPEYLEDERFAELYQAVLNEHERFFGPDDERLASPAEVFAVREQTFAALNELEDPLETPVEGAVLPTPASVAPTQVPMTINRAATTAMQVLLEKRPKTLQAWAERAHTWFPMIERIFAEEGVPDELKYLAMIESGLRPSVRSRAAAVGMWQFVAATGRAYDLVIDGWVDERMDPEKATRAAAKHLKDLYEREGDWHIALAGYNCSPRCLNRAKRNARAQGVENPTFWDMYRYLPRETRNYIPQYIATSIMLSNPSAYGIEPEAPGLPFAYELVPVRGSLALRDIAAMAGTTTQDLAALNPAIRRGYLPPSAKPYPLRLPVGTSQAFLTAYAELPADALRPPGEHIVRRGDTLSEIAATYGVSVSRLRSDNRIRGSIIRPGQRLIVPTSEYALPIAEAVVEAEPLSVAYEAIQLRPIHSLTPIELADRDAIPAMQQSTPTRQPTQPAGKRVTYTVRQGDTLSEIAEAHGVGLSRVRAWNNLRGSRIRTGSRLVLYVADDFQGPAAASRGATTYRVKSGDTLSEIARANNVSVANLRAWNGISGSRIRSGQTLRLHPPATRSTYTVRTGDTLTSIARRHNVSISDLRRWNALSSDRIYPGRTLVVAEGQ; encoded by the coding sequence GTGAACGCTCGCTACACGCTCGCCGCCCTGTTGGTCTTCGCTGGTTTGTCGGCCTTTGCGCCGCTTGCCGCCCAGGATATTGAACGCCTGGAAGCGCGCCCCCCGTCCCAGCTCACAGGATCCCGGCTGCTGCTTCCGCTGCACCTTTCTCTGAACGGGTCCGATCGAGCCCCGGACACCCTGCCGACGGTGGCCGAGCTCTACCGCCGCCATGCGGCCGTGCTGGAAGCTCAGGCCAACGAGGATCACATCCTGGTGGAGGCCCGTCTCGGCGCCATCGTGCGCGATCTCCATGCACTGGTTACCCGGCCGGAATACCTGGAGGACGAGCGTTTCGCCGAGCTGTATCAGGCCGTACTCAACGAGCACGAGCGTTTTTTCGGGCCGGATGACGAGCGCCTTGCCAGCCCCGCAGAGGTGTTCGCGGTGCGCGAGCAGACCTTTGCGGCCCTGAACGAACTCGAGGACCCCCTGGAGACCCCGGTCGAAGGGGCCGTGCTGCCGACTCCTGCCTCGGTCGCTCCGACGCAGGTCCCAATGACCATCAACCGCGCGGCAACCACCGCCATGCAGGTCCTGCTGGAAAAGCGGCCCAAGACGTTGCAGGCCTGGGCAGAACGGGCACATACCTGGTTCCCGATGATCGAGCGCATCTTCGCCGAGGAGGGCGTGCCGGATGAGCTCAAGTACCTGGCCATGATCGAGAGCGGCCTCAGGCCCAGCGTGCGAAGCCGGGCGGCTGCAGTAGGCATGTGGCAGTTCGTGGCCGCGACGGGTCGTGCGTACGACCTCGTCATCGACGGCTGGGTGGACGAGCGCATGGATCCCGAGAAAGCGACCCGTGCGGCGGCGAAACACCTCAAGGACCTGTACGAGCGGGAGGGAGACTGGCACATTGCTCTGGCAGGCTACAACTGTTCGCCTCGCTGCCTGAATCGCGCGAAGCGCAACGCGCGGGCGCAGGGAGTGGAGAATCCCACATTCTGGGATATGTACCGCTATCTGCCGCGTGAGACGCGCAACTACATCCCGCAGTACATCGCAACGTCGATCATGCTGTCGAACCCGTCCGCGTACGGGATCGAGCCGGAGGCACCTGGTCTCCCGTTTGCCTACGAGTTGGTCCCCGTTCGCGGCTCGCTCGCGCTCAGGGACATCGCGGCCATGGCCGGCACCACCACCCAGGATCTGGCCGCTCTGAATCCGGCGATTCGCCGCGGCTACCTGCCGCCCTCGGCCAAGCCGTATCCGCTGCGCCTGCCGGTGGGTACCTCGCAGGCCTTTCTGACGGCGTACGCGGAGCTGCCCGCTGACGCGCTCAGGCCCCCCGGAGAGCACATCGTCCGTCGGGGAGACACGCTGTCGGAGATCGCCGCCACGTACGGGGTGTCCGTATCCAGGCTACGATCCGACAACCGCATTCGCGGAAGCATTATTCGACCTGGGCAGCGGCTGATCGTGCCGACCTCCGAATATGCCCTGCCGATTGCCGAAGCCGTCGTTGAGGCGGAACCGCTGTCTGTGGCCTACGAGGCCATTCAGCTCCGTCCGATTCATTCGCTGACGCCGATCGAGTTGGCGGACCGGGACGCCATCCCGGCCATGCAACAGTCGACACCCACCCGCCAGCCAACGCAGCCGGCCGGCAAGCGTGTCACCTACACCGTGCGGCAAGGCGATACGCTGAGCGAAATTGCCGAGGCGCACGGCGTCGGCCTGAGCCGAGTCAGGGCCTGGAATAACCTCCGGGGGTCACGCATTCGTACCGGAAGCCGCCTGGTGCTGTACGTCGCGGATGACTTTCAGGGCCCCGCCGCCGCCTCCCGCGGTGCCACCACCTACCGGGTAAAGTCGGGCGATACGCTCAGCGAAATTGCCCGCGCCAACAACGTGTCCGTAGCGAACCTCCGGGCATGGAACGGCATCTCGGGGTCACGCATCCGGTCGGGCCAGACCCTGCGGCTCCACCCCCCTGCTACCAGAAGCACCTACACGGTGCGCACCGGGGACACCCTCACGTCCATCGCCCGCCGCCACAACGTATCTATTTCGGACCTGCGCCGTTGGAATGCGCTGTCTTCGGACCGCATCTACCCCGGACGCACGCTGGTCGTAGCTGAAGGCCAGTAG
- a CDS encoding acyl-CoA carboxylase subunit beta, with product MAEQDKLADLESRREQARLGGGQARIDKQHAKGKLTARERIDLLLDRGSFQELGTFVRHRSHDFGMENNRPYGDGVVTGFGTIEGRLVYVFSQDFTVFGGSLGQAHAEKICKVMDLAVQNGAPVIGLNDSGGARIQEGVVSLGGYADIFLRNTLASGVVPQISAIMGPCAGGAVYSPAITDFVFMVKDTSYMFITGPNVVKTVTQEDVSFEELGGTSAHAVKSGVAHLACDNDADCLQRIRDLFGYIPQNCEDPAPVRPTDDPEDRADDALDTMVPDNPNKPYYMHDVIRTIADDGRFFEIHPDFAGNIVVGFAHLGGQSVGVVANNPANLAGVLDIDASVKGARFVRFCDAFNIPLVVFEDVPGFLPGTDQEWRGIIRHGAKLLYAFSEATVPKITVITRKAYGGAYDVMNSKHIRGDLNYAWPTAEIAVMGPKGAVEIIYRRQIAESPSPAETEAAFIDEYRDKLANPYVAAEYGYVDDVIRPSETRNRLIRGLRMLENKVVNNPRRKHGNIPL from the coding sequence ATGGCAGAGCAGGACAAACTGGCGGATCTGGAATCGCGGCGCGAGCAGGCCCGACTGGGCGGCGGCCAGGCCCGAATCGACAAGCAGCACGCCAAGGGCAAGCTGACAGCGCGTGAGCGCATCGACCTGCTCCTGGACCGGGGTTCATTCCAGGAACTGGGCACGTTCGTGCGGCATCGGTCCCACGACTTCGGGATGGAAAACAACCGGCCGTATGGTGATGGCGTGGTGACCGGATTCGGCACGATCGAAGGCCGTCTGGTGTACGTGTTTTCGCAGGACTTCACCGTGTTCGGTGGGTCGCTGGGACAGGCCCATGCAGAAAAGATCTGCAAGGTGATGGACCTCGCCGTGCAAAACGGTGCTCCGGTCATCGGCCTCAACGACTCGGGGGGAGCCCGCATTCAGGAGGGCGTCGTCTCTCTGGGCGGTTATGCGGACATCTTCCTCCGGAATACCCTGGCCTCAGGTGTGGTGCCGCAGATTTCCGCCATAATGGGCCCCTGCGCGGGCGGCGCGGTGTACAGTCCGGCGATCACCGACTTCGTGTTCATGGTGAAGGACACCAGCTACATGTTCATCACTGGTCCCAACGTGGTGAAGACCGTCACGCAGGAGGACGTGTCGTTCGAGGAGCTCGGCGGCACCTCCGCGCACGCGGTTAAAAGCGGCGTGGCGCACCTGGCCTGCGACAACGACGCCGATTGCCTGCAACGCATCCGCGATCTGTTCGGCTACATCCCGCAAAACTGTGAGGATCCGGCGCCGGTTCGACCTACGGATGACCCGGAGGATCGCGCGGATGACGCCCTGGACACCATGGTCCCGGACAATCCGAACAAGCCCTACTACATGCATGATGTCATTCGGACAATCGCAGACGATGGGCGGTTCTTTGAGATCCACCCCGACTTCGCCGGAAACATCGTGGTAGGATTTGCTCACCTCGGCGGGCAGTCGGTCGGCGTTGTGGCCAACAATCCCGCCAATCTCGCGGGCGTGCTCGACATCGATGCCTCCGTCAAAGGCGCCCGGTTCGTGCGTTTCTGCGACGCCTTCAACATCCCCCTGGTGGTGTTCGAGGACGTGCCCGGTTTCCTTCCAGGCACGGACCAGGAGTGGCGGGGCATCATCCGACACGGCGCCAAACTGCTGTATGCGTTCAGCGAGGCCACGGTGCCCAAGATCACGGTCATCACGCGCAAGGCCTACGGGGGCGCCTACGACGTGATGAACTCCAAACACATCCGCGGTGACCTCAATTATGCCTGGCCAACCGCCGAAATCGCCGTGATGGGGCCGAAGGGCGCAGTGGAGATCATCTACCGGCGCCAGATTGCCGAGAGTCCATCGCCCGCCGAAACCGAGGCCGCGTTCATTGACGAGTACCGGGACAAGCTGGCGAATCCATACGTAGCCGCCGAGTACGGCTATGTGGACGATGTGATCAGGCCGTCCGAGACCCGGAATCGCCTGATCAGGGGCCTGCGAATGCTGGAGAACAAGGTGGTGAACAATCCGCGGCGCAAACACGGCAATATTCCGCTCTGA
- a CDS encoding Gfo/Idh/MocA family oxidoreductase — MARRLGIGFVGSGFITRFHIQSWQAVRDADVLGVWSPNRANADSAAALARDLRVGQARAFDSLAEMVHDPSIDAIWICGPNHRRVENMEEIVQARSEGAELVGIACEKPLARNVAEARRVVELIEEAGVLHGYLEDQLFSPSLMRGRSLAWKRGAAIAGRPYLARAAEEHSGPHAPWFWQGDLQGGGVLNDMMCHSVEVARFLLTQPGAARNSIRPLKVTAQIASLKWSRPEYAADLAQRFGEEVDYLKRPSEDFARATIEYVDGHGNTLIGETTTSWSFVGAGLRLSSELLGPEYSMQLNSLDAGGQLFFSRRVTGEEGEDLVEKQNAEQGVMPFVGNEAAEYGYEDENRHFVRCFLDGIQPELDFHAGLEVVELLMTAYMSAEQERTIAWKPENLDSYIPPVARGTWRP, encoded by the coding sequence ATGGCAAGAAGACTCGGCATCGGGTTCGTTGGCAGTGGGTTCATCACCCGGTTTCACATCCAATCCTGGCAGGCCGTGCGCGATGCGGATGTGCTGGGAGTCTGGAGTCCCAACAGGGCAAACGCAGACTCTGCCGCAGCGCTTGCACGTGACCTGAGGGTGGGGCAGGCCAGGGCTTTTGACTCCCTGGCGGAGATGGTCCATGACCCGTCCATCGACGCGATCTGGATCTGCGGACCCAATCACCGACGTGTCGAAAACATGGAGGAGATCGTGCAGGCTCGAAGCGAGGGAGCCGAATTGGTCGGGATAGCCTGCGAAAAGCCCCTTGCGCGCAACGTGGCCGAGGCGCGCCGCGTGGTGGAGTTGATCGAGGAGGCAGGCGTGCTACACGGTTATCTGGAGGACCAGCTGTTCTCCCCGAGCCTCATGCGCGGTCGTTCACTGGCCTGGAAACGGGGAGCGGCCATCGCGGGTCGTCCGTACCTGGCCCGGGCTGCCGAGGAGCACAGTGGCCCACACGCCCCCTGGTTCTGGCAAGGTGACCTCCAGGGCGGCGGGGTGCTGAATGACATGATGTGCCATAGTGTCGAGGTGGCGCGCTTCCTGCTGACCCAGCCGGGCGCGGCCCGAAACAGCATTCGGCCGCTCAAAGTCACGGCACAGATAGCCAGTCTCAAATGGTCAAGACCCGAATACGCTGCTGACCTGGCGCAGCGATTCGGCGAGGAGGTGGACTATCTGAAGCGGCCGTCGGAGGATTTCGCCCGGGCGACCATCGAATATGTGGATGGGCACGGCAACACCCTCATTGGTGAAACGACCACCTCCTGGAGCTTCGTGGGTGCCGGACTGCGACTGAGCAGCGAACTGCTGGGTCCCGAGTATTCCATGCAGCTGAATTCACTCGACGCGGGCGGGCAATTGTTCTTCAGCCGGCGCGTGACCGGTGAGGAGGGAGAGGACCTGGTCGAAAAGCAAAACGCCGAGCAGGGAGTCATGCCGTTTGTGGGCAACGAAGCCGCCGAGTATGGCTACGAGGATGAGAATCGGCACTTCGTGCGCTGCTTTCTGGACGGAATCCAGCCGGAGCTCGACTTCCATGCCGGCCTGGAGGTCGTGGAGCTGCTGATGACGGCCTACATGAGCGCCGAACAGGAGCGCACAATCGCCTGGAAACCGGAAAATCTCGATTCCTACATACCTCCGGTAGCTCGCGGGACCTGGCGCCCATGA
- a CDS encoding Gfo/Idh/MocA family oxidoreductase, which yields MIRWGILSTARINRRFIAAVRAAERSKVVSVASRTPERAANYAHEWGIPSSHGCYQDLVDDPEVDALYIPLPNQLHAPWCVRALKAGKHVLCEKPLALSPVQVDVMARAAEQSGNVLAEAFMYRHHPRTHRVRDLVREGAIGRLRVVHGAFTFLFDRDDNFRLDPAAGGGALWDVGCYPVSFTRYVVGEEPETVQGVSVLGESGVDMLFAGSMRFPSGVLATFDCGFDAVFRSEMTFVGTEGRITVPMAFRPGLTADIVLEQGDESRTVVVPGFEPIFLGEVTDMERAVLDGAAQAIPISESRGNVDAIHRLHESARSMDR from the coding sequence ATGATCCGCTGGGGCATCCTGTCGACGGCGCGTATCAACAGGCGATTTATCGCCGCTGTTCGGGCAGCCGAGCGTAGCAAGGTGGTTTCGGTGGCGAGTCGCACGCCGGAACGCGCGGCGAATTATGCCCACGAGTGGGGCATCCCGTCCAGCCATGGTTGTTACCAGGATCTGGTCGACGACCCCGAGGTCGATGCCCTCTACATTCCGCTTCCAAACCAGCTCCATGCGCCATGGTGCGTGCGCGCCCTGAAGGCCGGCAAGCACGTGCTGTGCGAAAAGCCCCTGGCGCTGTCGCCGGTTCAGGTCGACGTCATGGCCCGAGCTGCCGAGCAGTCCGGGAACGTGCTGGCCGAGGCCTTCATGTATCGCCATCATCCGCGTACCCACCGCGTGCGCGATCTGGTTCGCGAAGGGGCCATCGGCAGGCTGCGCGTGGTGCACGGGGCTTTTACGTTTCTCTTTGACCGCGACGACAACTTTCGACTCGACCCGGCGGCCGGAGGCGGTGCGCTGTGGGACGTGGGCTGCTACCCGGTGAGTTTTACTCGCTATGTGGTGGGAGAGGAGCCCGAGACCGTGCAGGGCGTCAGTGTGCTGGGAGAGAGCGGCGTCGACATGTTGTTTGCGGGCTCGATGCGGTTTCCCTCCGGTGTCTTGGCGACGTTCGATTGTGGGTTCGATGCAGTCTTTCGATCCGAAATGACCTTCGTCGGGACGGAGGGCCGAATCACGGTCCCAATGGCGTTCCGCCCCGGCCTGACGGCGGACATCGTCCTGGAACAGGGGGACGAATCGCGCACGGTTGTGGTGCCGGGATTTGAACCCATCTTCCTTGGCGAGGTCACGGACATGGAGCGGGCGGTGCTGGACGGCGCTGCGCAGGCTATTCCCATCTCCGAGAGCCGGGGCAATGTGGACGCAATCCACCGCCTGCATGAGTCGGCGCGGAGCATGGATCGATAG
- a CDS encoding S8 family peptidase, which translates to MTSRITRSLRSTILLLALLLVGASTALAQTIGASLQNARIAAAPLDQLQVIVTFDGEGALNAGQLASLQAVGVTGFYFQSLPIAGVLATPAQIDQLAGLQGVRSLWLNEQLEWENDRSTALTGVDKLRNDPGMRNAMGLPYSGQGIGVLVNDSGVDGTHPDLKDNVVQNVAAQTNLASVSSLLPVTYTENVPNTDHGGGHGTHVAGIVAGTGAASGGKHEGVAPGANIIGYGSGAVIFILDTIGGFDYALTHQFQYNIRVVSNSFGSSSDSGTDFQPDHPTNVATKRLADRGIMVVFSAGNSGPGFASITGNYKKAPWVTLVAAGDSQGNLADFSSRGRIGVGGTYTDNQGNTYSWVDRPTVTAPGVDVISANASTGSMHDGMADEFQPFYTVASGTSMSCPHVSGIIALMLEADPTLNWQDVKDILEQTATNLSARADWEAGAGYVNAYAAVQETLARKAGTTADFGATVNAFRTFNASASVSPAGAPVDFEIFFNPVGEAEEMEFEVPAGTGIVAANANIGDNTVALVLYDPLGNRYGSSISLPVIGQTIGVTAPGVPGTWRVTARGIGSISGNRVDPLGLTNGYAAPGFINGQISFLASNYEGLGDIGGHEAEELIKYAVSKYLVDGSSSSAFSPDAALNRGDLANYLVMGTGVRQTADRPFSDVGAAGAPFAAAVAAQGAALRDTDGFNAGVMRTDGSSFNPNGGVSRASLAYSLIQSLGLQNAAQSLNDGSVSVAYMGEDIELSDWQDIPADLRGYVQLALDLNVMQAHFSLTQGAYDLQPTIHAAFDPNGSVSRAAYAWHITRFADSYLNGFTLPGAGEQASKTIAPITYSPVQETTHLEHSPAGEMTLDQNYPNPFNPSTQINFSVPESGNVRLAVYDLTGRLVQVLMDGNLSSGQHSARFDASRLASGRYLYRLETPTSTMTKSMLLIK; encoded by the coding sequence ATGACTTCTCGCATTACCCGGAGCTTGCGCTCCACGATTCTTCTCCTGGCACTGCTCCTGGTCGGCGCCTCCACCGCGCTTGCCCAAACCATCGGCGCTTCGCTCCAGAACGCCCGGATTGCAGCCGCTCCGCTGGACCAGCTTCAGGTCATCGTCACCTTCGATGGTGAGGGTGCGCTGAATGCCGGCCAGTTGGCTTCGCTGCAGGCCGTCGGCGTGACGGGCTTCTACTTCCAGAGTCTCCCGATTGCCGGCGTCCTGGCGACGCCCGCCCAGATTGACCAGCTGGCCGGTCTTCAGGGGGTGCGTTCACTGTGGCTGAACGAACAGCTCGAGTGGGAAAACGACCGCTCAACCGCGCTGACCGGCGTGGACAAGCTGCGGAACGACCCCGGCATGCGGAATGCCATGGGCCTGCCCTACTCGGGACAGGGTATCGGCGTTCTGGTCAATGATTCGGGTGTAGACGGCACCCATCCGGACCTGAAGGACAACGTGGTCCAGAATGTCGCCGCCCAGACCAACCTCGCGTCGGTCAGCAGCCTGCTGCCCGTGACCTACACGGAAAACGTGCCCAACACGGACCACGGTGGTGGCCACGGCACGCACGTAGCGGGTATCGTCGCCGGTACCGGTGCGGCCTCAGGTGGCAAGCATGAAGGTGTTGCTCCCGGCGCCAACATCATCGGCTACGGCTCCGGCGCGGTCATATTCATCCTCGACACCATCGGAGGATTCGATTACGCCCTGACGCACCAGTTTCAGTACAACATCCGTGTCGTCTCGAACTCTTTTGGTTCTTCCAGCGACTCCGGCACCGACTTCCAGCCGGATCATCCGACAAACGTGGCAACCAAGAGGCTGGCTGATCGCGGCATCATGGTCGTTTTCTCCGCCGGCAACTCGGGGCCGGGCTTTGCCTCCATCACGGGCAACTACAAGAAGGCCCCCTGGGTCACGCTCGTCGCTGCCGGCGACAGCCAGGGCAATCTGGCAGACTTCTCGTCCCGCGGACGCATCGGCGTCGGCGGCACCTACACCGACAACCAGGGCAACACGTACAGCTGGGTAGACCGTCCCACCGTGACCGCTCCAGGTGTCGACGTGATTTCCGCCAACGCATCGACGGGATCCATGCATGACGGCATGGCAGACGAGTTCCAGCCGTTCTATACCGTTGCGTCCGGCACCTCGATGTCATGCCCACACGTCTCGGGCATCATCGCCCTGATGCTGGAAGCAGACCCGACGCTGAACTGGCAGGACGTCAAGGACATTCTCGAGCAGACCGCAACCAACCTGTCGGCACGCGCCGACTGGGAAGCAGGCGCCGGCTATGTGAATGCGTACGCCGCCGTCCAGGAAACCCTGGCCCGTAAAGCCGGCACCACGGCCGACTTCGGCGCTACCGTCAACGCGTTCCGCACCTTCAACGCCTCGGCGTCGGTCAGCCCCGCCGGTGCTCCGGTGGACTTCGAGATCTTCTTCAATCCTGTTGGAGAAGCCGAAGAAATGGAGTTTGAGGTACCGGCCGGCACCGGCATTGTGGCTGCAAACGCCAACATCGGCGACAACACGGTCGCGCTGGTCCTTTATGACCCGCTCGGCAACCGCTACGGCTCGTCCATCAGCCTTCCCGTGATTGGCCAGACCATCGGCGTCACGGCTCCCGGCGTGCCCGGCACCTGGCGCGTGACCGCGCGCGGCATCGGCAGCATCTCCGGCAATCGTGTGGACCCGCTGGGTCTTACCAACGGCTACGCGGCTCCCGGATTTATCAACGGACAGATCTCTTTCCTGGCCAGCAACTACGAGGGTCTGGGAGACATCGGCGGCCATGAGGCCGAGGAACTGATCAAGTACGCGGTCTCCAAGTACCTGGTCGATGGGTCCAGCAGCTCCGCCTTCAGCCCTGATGCCGCGCTCAACCGGGGCGACCTGGCGAACTACCTGGTCATGGGCACCGGAGTACGCCAGACCGCAGACCGTCCTTTCTCGGACGTGGGAGCAGCCGGCGCCCCGTTCGCAGCCGCCGTGGCGGCCCAGGGGGCAGCCCTGCGCGACACGGACGGGTTCAACGCAGGCGTGATGCGGACGGACGGATCAAGCTTCAATCCGAACGGGGGCGTTTCCCGTGCCTCGCTTGCCTACTCGCTGATACAGAGTCTCGGTCTGCAAAACGCAGCCCAGTCGCTCAACGACGGTTCCGTTTCCGTCGCCTACATGGGTGAAGACATCGAGCTCAGCGACTGGCAGGATATTCCCGCCGACCTGCGCGGCTACGTCCAGTTGGCGCTCGACCTCAACGTCATGCAGGCGCATTTCAGCCTGACGCAAGGTGCCTACGACCTACAGCCGACGATCCATGCGGCCTTTGACCCGAACGGATCCGTCAGCCGCGCTGCCTACGCCTGGCACATTACCCGCTTTGCCGACTCGTATCTCAACGGCTTCACCCTTCCGGGCGCCGGCGAGCAGGCGTCGAAGACCATCGCACCCATCACGTACAGCCCCGTTCAGGAAACCACACATCTCGAGCACAGCCCGGCTGGCGAGATGACGCTGGACCAGAACTATCCGAACCCGTTCAACCCGTCAACCCAGATCAATTTCTCGGTGCCCGAGAGTGGAAACGTCCGGCTGGCGGTGTATGACCTGACCGGCCGTCTGGTCCAGGTCCTGATGGACGGCAACCTGTCCTCCGGGCAGCACAGCGCCCGCTTCGACGCGTCCCGTCTCGCCTCGGGTCGCTACCTCTACCGTCTCGAAACCCCGACCAGCACCATGACCAAATCCATGCTGCTGATCAAATAG